The following proteins come from a genomic window of Flavobacteriales bacterium:
- a CDS encoding toxin-antitoxin system YwqK family antitoxin, which produces MKTIYLALLLISYSLNSQAQERGQDKGTPNTQLIINNDTLNKSDENGKLQGKWERTHADGSFKCKGVYKDGYKEGYWERKWPNGNWRYQINMSDGYRNGNCKFFYQNRKLKSEGNYEMGKEEGLIVTYFENGNKESEENFKNGILNGDCKYYDENTNLLREGAFLENERDGTWNFYSQKTSKLNSQITIVEYDKGQVLSTKISAY; this is translated from the coding sequence ATGAAAACAATATATCTAGCCCTTTTACTAATTAGTTATTCCCTCAATAGTCAAGCACAAGAAAGAGGACAAGACAAAGGAACTCCAAATACACAGTTAATTATTAATAACGACACATTAAATAAATCCGATGAAAATGGGAAACTTCAAGGAAAATGGGAACGTACACATGCTGACGGTAGCTTCAAATGTAAAGGCGTTTATAAAGATGGCTATAAAGAAGGCTACTGGGAAAGAAAGTGGCCAAATGGCAATTGGAGATATCAGATAAATATGTCTGATGGATACCGAAATGGCAATTGCAAATTTTTCTACCAGAATAGGAAACTAAAGAGTGAAGGAAATTATGAAATGGGAAAAGAAGAAGGTCTAATAGTCACCTATTTTGAAAATGGCAATAAAGAATCTGAAGAGAATTTTAAAAATGGAATACTTAATGGGGACTGCAAATATTATGACGAAAACACAAACCTTCTTCGAGAAGGTGCTTTTTTAGAAAATGAACGAGATGGGACATGGAATTTTTATTCCCAAAAAACATCTAAACTAAATTCTCAAATAACAATAGTGGAATACGATAAAGGACAAGTGCTAAGCACTAAAATTTCAGCATACTAA